ACAATTCTGTATTGTTACGGGCGGACGCAAGGCCCGCCCCTACGGTATCTGATATCTCTCGTCCTGATATGCTGGACATCTGTCCAATTATTGTGGACATTTTTAATGTTCTATGCTATAATTATATCAGCCATGAAACCTCAAGATATATTAGTACTGCTAAAAATTCATTTATGGGCTTACGGCAGATGGACTGTCCGTGAGATAGCAGATTCTATTTTCATCAGCAAATCTGATGTTAGTTATGCTGTTAACCGGATGATAAAATCAAAATTACTTGATCCGGTTACTAATAAAGTAAAACTAAGGAACCTTGAGGAATTTATTATTTATGGTTTACCCTATGTATATCCTGCCGAACCGGGAGAAATTGCAAAGGGGATCCCAACTGCGTATTCCGCGCCGCCTTTAAAAGGAAATCTCATCTCCTCAAGCCAGGATATCGTTGTGTGGCCTTCCGAAGACGGTTTTTCAAAAGGTAAAGCGGTAAAGCCGCTGCATATATCTGTTCCCGGCGCCTCGCTCAAAGATTCAAGGCTGTATGAGATGTTCGTCCTTATTGACGCATTGCGTATAGGCAGGGCAAGAGATATTGAGATCGCGAAGAAGGAAATCCATAATAGATTGTCGGGTTTAAAATGAACTCAGATTTTGACCATGTTATCAGCATGCTGGAAACAGCGGAAGAAGCATTGCGCCCGCTTATAAATAAAGTTGTTTTTACCGGAGGGGTTATTGTTCCTTTATAT
This DNA window, taken from Candidatus Liberimonas magnetica, encodes the following:
- a CDS encoding MarR family transcriptional regulator; translation: MFYAIIISAMKPQDILVLLKIHLWAYGRWTVREIADSIFISKSDVSYAVNRMIKSKLLDPVTNKVKLRNLEEFIIYGLPYVYPAEPGEIAKGIPTAYSAPPLKGNLISSSQDIVVWPSEDGFSKGKAVKPLHISVPGASLKDSRLYEMFVLIDALRIGRARDIEIAKKEIHNRLSGLK